DNA from Roseimicrobium sp. ORNL1:
AGAGCAGATGCCGACGGTCAATTGAGTTGCTCCCAGTCCTTGGGCCTGTGCCATGCTCGTGTTCCTTGGATACCCTTGAGGCATGACTGCTCCAGGTAGGCCGATGCCTTTCAGACTTCAGACAAAGACCCAGTTTCAAGTTCTTTGGTATTACTGCCCATGCACGCGACCGGGCGCTTTTGCCCGGTGCTCGCTGGGGCGCCATCCGATCCACTTCTTGAACGTGGTGGAGAAGACGAAAGGGTTCTGATGTCCCACCGCGCGCGCGATGGACTCGATTTTCTCATCGGTCGTGGCCAGCAGCTCCGCCGCGCGACGCATGCGCAGCCAGGTGACGTGGCGCATGGGCGAGCGACCCAACTGCGTGGTGGTGAGGCGGCGCAGGTGCTCCTCGCTCATGTTCGCGTCGCGCGCGAGCCGCGTGGCCGTCCAGGGCGCGCCGGGATTTTCCGCGACCTTTTCCCACAGGCGGGAAAGGCGTTCATCCATCTGCCAGGGTTGCGCGAACTGCAGCACGTATCCCTGGATGAGCTCCACCCAGTGATGAATGGCTGCAGGGGCGCTATGCGCTGATTCACACTCTGCTGCGAGGCCGAGCGCAGCCAGGCGCAGGGCGGAGCCATCAAACTTCGCCAGCACCGGTGAGCCCGCCATGACGATGGGGCGCTTCTCAGGCACGGATTGGTAGCGCACCCAGGCGAACTCCCACTTCTTCCCCGGCACAGCGTGAAAGGCATTGAGCAAGTGAGGCGGCAGCAGGCATGCCATGCCGGCGCGGCATACCTGCCATCGTCCATCCACCAGGATACGGCCTTCACCTCCAATGCACGCCATGAAGTAGGTGCCGCTCTGCCGCACGCGTACGATGCGGTACGGCGCATGCGCTTCACATACACCGAGGTGCGCAATGCGGTGCTGCGCGAGTGCCGGGCAGGCGGGTGTGTTTTGCAGCCATGTGCGCTCGTCCTTCTCGTCCACGCGCACGACGGTCTGCCGCGTACGCCTGCCCAGGATGTGGGTTTCAGATAGGTGGTCGTGGGAGCCCGGCATGCGAGAATGTGGAGAATGGAGAACGGCGCTGCGTTGATAACCTTGTCCTCCACGCTGGTTCGATCAACCTTCAACAGAGAACTCTTAACTTTCCTCACTATGCCCAATCCCTGGACCGGAATCGGAAATCCCTACACACGACTGGAAGTTGTCGACCGTCTCAATGCCACGCTGAAGAAGGGTGAGCCTATCATCGCAGCGGGAGCGGGTACCGGCATCAGCGCCAAGTTCATTGAAAAAGGCGGCGCGGATCTCATCATCATCTACAACAGCGGACGTTTCCGCATGAGCGGTCATGGTTCTACCTGCGGTCTCATGGCTTATGGCGACGCCAATGCCGTGGCCATGGAGATTGGCGAGTATGAAGTGCTGCCCACGGTGAAGGAGATTCCCGTCGTCTGCGGCGTGCATGCCACCGACCCACGCCGCCGCATGTGGCACTGGCTGGGCAAGGTGAAGGACATGGGTTTCTCCGGCGTGAACAACTTCCCTACACACACGATTGTGGACGGCCATTTCCGCCAGGTGCTGGAGGAGACCGGCATGAGTGTGCAGAAGGAGTTTGAGATGGTGGGGCTCGCCCATCGCATGGACCTCTTCAGCATCGTCTATGTCGCCACGCCTGAAGAAGCGATTGAGATGACCAAGCAGGGCGCGGATGCCGTGATCGCCCACGTGGGCACCACGGTGGGTGGCAGCATCGGCGTGGTGAATGCCGTCGTTGACTGGGATTTCACGGTGAACCGCACCCAGGAAATTATCGATGCCGCACGGTCCGTGCGGAAGGATGTCTTCACGCTTACCCACGGCGGTCCCATCAATACGCCGAAGGATGTGGAGTACATCCTCAGCAAAACCACCGCGGATGGTTTCGTAGGCGCCAGCAGTCTCGAACGCATGGGGGTGGAAGAGAGTCTCACAAACCTCACCCGGGAGTTCAAGAGTGTGCCTCTTGCTAGATGAACAACGAGTTTTCGGACCGCTAATGGACGCTAACGGAACGCTAATATTTTCCCAGAGCTCTCCTGGGTCTGACTTCGAGACGTTTCGGTCTTGTTATTATTAGCGTTTGTTAGCGCTGATTAGCGGTCCCCTTCACTATTCTCTTTCACGTTCGCTCGCCATGCTTCGTATCCTCCTCACCCTCGCGCTTCTCTGCAGCGTTGCTCAAGCTGCGGATCCCATCCGCGTCTTCATTCGCAGCGGTCCGAAATCTCACGGACCCGGCGCGCATGACTATCCCCGCTTTCTCAAGGAATGGGTGCCGCTCTTGAATGAGCGCGGCGCCAAGGCGGATGGCGGAGATGCGTTTCCCACGAAGGAGCAACTCGACAACACCGACGTGCTCATCCTCCACGCACAGGAGGCTGGGAACATTGCCCTCGGTGAAGAGCGCAAGAACCTGATGGAGTTCCTTAAACGCGGTGGTGGCATGGTGGTGATTCATGCCGGTGCTGTGTCGCGCGATCCGGAGTGGTACAAGAGCATCATCGGTGGATCCTGGAATCACAAGACACCCACGAAGTGGCTCGAAGCTCCCATGTCCCTCTATTTTACGGACCGGGACAATCCCATCACGAAGGACATCTCGAATTTCGATATCGATGACGAGATCTACTATGACATGGACATCCTTCCAGAAGTGAAGGTGCTCGCCGCGGCCTATACACCAAAGGCGGCCGATACTCGTGGAAAAGGAAACAAGGAAGCCCAGCAACGTGCTGCCGAGGCCGTGGCCAAGGGCAAGGCGGTGAACATCTACGACATCCAGCCGCAGATGTGGACATATGAGCGCACGGCGGAAGGTGGCAGCACTCCTTATCGCGCCTTCGTTTGCATTCCCGGTCACTACCACGCCAACTTTTCTCATAACGGTCTTCGTGCCGCCATCCTTCGTGGCATCGCGTGGGCGGGAAAGCGTGACAATACGGATATGCTCTGCAAGCCGACTGAACTCGGCAGCGCCCTGCGCTACCTGCCCGGGGGCTGCCCGCCGCCGCAGGACATTCCCAAGGACCTGGAAGTGCATCCCGAGTTTAACATCTCGCTGGTCGCCTCCGAGCCGCTGATCAACAAGCCCATGAACATCGACTGGGATGAGAAGGGCCGCCTGTGGGTGGTGGAGACGCCGGAGTATCCTAATGGACTTCGTCAGGCGAATGTCGAGGCCTGGAAAGACTCGGGCGCCGTGAAGCCGGGACAGCATGAGCGCGAGCCGCTCGACCGCGTGTCCATTCTCAGCGACAGCGACGGCGATGGCATCATGGACAAGAAGACGGTCTTTGCCGACAAGATTGAACTCGCGACCTCCAGTGTGTTTTACAAGAGCGGCGTCATCGTCTGCGCAGCGCCGGACATCTGGTACTTTGAAGACACCGACGGTGACGACAAAGCGGACAAGCGTACCAAGCTCTATACCAATCTAGGCAATCGCGACACGCATGCAGTGATCAATAACATGCGCTGGGGACAAGATGGATGGGTGTATGCCACGCACGGCTACTCCAGCACGGAAGATGCAAAATCCGGTGATGGCACGAAGAGCTTTGGCGCCATCGGTGCAGGCGTCGTGCGCTTCAAGCCAGATGGCAGTGCGATTGAGCAATATGCCTCCCGCGGTGGCAATACGTGGGGACTGGATATCACCTGGGGCGGCGAGGTCTTCTACACGCAGCCCACGAGCGGCAATCACTTCATTCACGTGGTGCTGCCTGAGTACGTCCTCGCGAAAGGGAAGCTGCCCGGCGTGATGGGCACGAATGGGTTGCTGCCCAAGGAACCCACCTATCCCGCCATGCACTGGGAACAACAGGCCTATGTGCAAATCGACCAGGTGGGCAGCTACACCGCTGCGGCTGGTTGCTCCATCTATGAAGGCGGCGCCTGGCCTGCAAAGTGGAACTACGGCTACTTCACCACCGAACCTACGCTGAACATCGTCAGCCACTTCATGGTCGAGCCCGATGGCGTCACCTTCAAGGCGCATCGTGAACCTGGTCGTGAGCACACCGAGTTCATCCGCAGCAAGAACCTCTGGTTCCGCCCCATTGAAGTCCGTGTCGGTCCGGATGGCGCGCTCTATGTGGTGGACTTCTGCAACCAGGCCGTGATTCACAATGACACGCGTGGTCCCGTGCATGGCCCTGCGAACGCGGCGGTGCGGCCTGACCGAGACCATTACTATGGCCGCATCTGGAAGGTGCAGCACAAGGACGCGAAGAAGGTTGAGGTGGCGAAGCTGGATAAGAACGATCATGCCGGCCTGGTTCAATCGATGGAGGCCAGTCCCAATGTTCATGTGAAGCAGCAGGCACTGAGGCTCATCCGCGAAAACCACCAAGAGGCCGACAAGGGGCGCTATACGAACGAATCCGTTTGGCAGAACAAGTTTGGAGCGCTTACCCGCCAGCTCTCAAGTCCGTGGAGTGGTCTCTCGCGTCAGTTTGAAGATATTGCCAGGAAGTATGCGGAAGCGCAGGATGATTGGACACGGAGCGCCATCATTGCGGCTGTTTCTTACAGCCCGCCGATTCGGGAAGAGGAAGGTCAGGCGGCGAAGGCTCTGCAGGCGTGTTTTAAGAGCTCGCAACACGACAGGTTGCGCCCGCTGATCTCAGCCATTGCTCAAAATGGAATCAATGGGGTCTCTGGTCCT
Protein-coding regions in this window:
- a CDS encoding AraC family transcriptional regulator, with translation MPGSHDHLSETHILGRRTRQTVVRVDEKDERTWLQNTPACPALAQHRIAHLGVCEAHAPYRIVRVRQSGTYFMACIGGEGRILVDGRWQVCRAGMACLLPPHLLNAFHAVPGKKWEFAWVRYQSVPEKRPIVMAGSPVLAKFDGSALRLAALGLAAECESAHSAPAAIHHWVELIQGYVLQFAQPWQMDERLSRLWEKVAENPGAPWTATRLARDANMSEEHLRRLTTTQLGRSPMRHVTWLRMRRAAELLATTDEKIESIARAVGHQNPFVFSTTFKKWIGWRPSEHRAKAPGRVHGQ
- a CDS encoding phosphoenolpyruvate hydrolase family protein translates to MPNPWTGIGNPYTRLEVVDRLNATLKKGEPIIAAGAGTGISAKFIEKGGADLIIIYNSGRFRMSGHGSTCGLMAYGDANAVAMEIGEYEVLPTVKEIPVVCGVHATDPRRRMWHWLGKVKDMGFSGVNNFPTHTIVDGHFRQVLEETGMSVQKEFEMVGLAHRMDLFSIVYVATPEEAIEMTKQGADAVIAHVGTTVGGSIGVVNAVVDWDFTVNRTQEIIDAARSVRKDVFTLTHGGPINTPKDVEYILSKTTADGFVGASSLERMGVEESLTNLTREFKSVPLAR
- a CDS encoding PVC-type heme-binding CxxCH protein, with the translated sequence MLRILLTLALLCSVAQAADPIRVFIRSGPKSHGPGAHDYPRFLKEWVPLLNERGAKADGGDAFPTKEQLDNTDVLILHAQEAGNIALGEERKNLMEFLKRGGGMVVIHAGAVSRDPEWYKSIIGGSWNHKTPTKWLEAPMSLYFTDRDNPITKDISNFDIDDEIYYDMDILPEVKVLAAAYTPKAADTRGKGNKEAQQRAAEAVAKGKAVNIYDIQPQMWTYERTAEGGSTPYRAFVCIPGHYHANFSHNGLRAAILRGIAWAGKRDNTDMLCKPTELGSALRYLPGGCPPPQDIPKDLEVHPEFNISLVASEPLINKPMNIDWDEKGRLWVVETPEYPNGLRQANVEAWKDSGAVKPGQHEREPLDRVSILSDSDGDGIMDKKTVFADKIELATSSVFYKSGVIVCAAPDIWYFEDTDGDDKADKRTKLYTNLGNRDTHAVINNMRWGQDGWVYATHGYSSTEDAKSGDGTKSFGAIGAGVVRFKPDGSAIEQYASRGGNTWGLDITWGGEVFYTQPTSGNHFIHVVLPEYVLAKGKLPGVMGTNGLLPKEPTYPAMHWEQQAYVQIDQVGSYTAAAGCSIYEGGAWPAKWNYGYFTTEPTLNIVSHFMVEPDGVTFKAHREPGREHTEFIRSKNLWFRPIEVRVGPDGALYVVDFCNQAVIHNDTRGPVHGPANAAVRPDRDHYYGRIWKVQHKDAKKVEVAKLDKNDHAGLVQSMEASPNVHVKQQALRLIRENHQEADKGRYTNESVWQNKFGALTRQLSSPWSGLSRQFEDIARKYAEAQDDWTRSAIIAAVSYSPPIREEEGQAAKALQACFKSSQHDRLRPLISAIAQNGINGVSGPAVVLEACAEAPPHADELRLEVLQVLARKDGITLETTPALKAPLQKLLSNASTSGLALPLVVKWDTKGELADAVKAQIASFTAKLSDKFASVADRIHAAKALISVGGEARRNVAPVFAAPDAPDALQSAIIESLSESDSVSELVPAYVGLKPELQNRAFDAILKRPNATLALLDLVEEGKVTPKSLGPSNIARLRTHPNKQVATRANKMLEKLSPTTAEKNKLIAQLAPEVEKPGDAAKGKVVYALCATCHKLGDVGVAVGPPLDGMGAHGPAELLVHIIDPNREVDPSFWAHNITTKKGDAMVGVITSENASTLTLATQAGVKEIPKSEIATRENTRRSLMPEGLEAMGTEGLRDLLAYICGDALKHFRIVDLRPAYTADSREGVFAGPKPNQGQVRLAKYGNVKVEGIPFFVQDAAKSDTGTNIIVLKGGPEKSQSWTYPQRVEVAVNAQAKKLHLLSGIAGWGFPAVRDRVPALKATVTYDSGETEEFTLNNGEAFADYIREVEVPGSQLVKEPISDDQQVRLLSLTLTKSGVIKKLALESFANGVAPVVVAVTADVEGRMGAKPGAAAAASPSPAPAAESTEPGPKEGGKGDGKLVPATPVSWEAGKAKVLIVGGGSSHNFAKFFGEVDTATLKDAGYTVHYTEDRDQAAAELANADVAVISVNRQFFDSPAYRKALFDRVAAGKGVVMMHPGTWYAYPRWPELNAQIVGGGSKGHDKLGPFAVNVVKADHPIMKGVPAKFDVTDELYYVNAKPEEIPTGTAGIEVLAETSPSQKFGKPHPSVWITKNDKARIACIALGHDERTHEDAAFKSILLNAVKWCAGK